The Betta splendens chromosome 4, fBetSpl5.4, whole genome shotgun sequence genome contains a region encoding:
- the arhgef18b gene encoding rho guanine nucleotide exchange factor 18 isoform X2, with protein MSPPPRLLFPSLQLSLLGGNPHPGVDSPSLSLSLPLLPPFPPRWSSGQSSTPRCAAPMADSPLNNSWPSFSRLWMRRWSFKRASECKPCSRPCGPPSARPSLQPCAPSGRGSSSSPSPASIAEDVFFGGANDDQDTCSTVSDYDCPVELSSSVEDLPGLSPSLRDSEYFKDLEGGIPASPSPASTLSAVPESSPALGPQLPPRTPVTSPAPHADVRPHRYLQPAEEACRNFVVTQLCPKSLPACIIDSGDSSDRALGLSLTIHINGLLGSMETATKAPESEEANQQTAMDLDGDMDQDSFPILVRSMSTSRRHSWGVPVSPINLGRRLSLDTTAMDSDGEREDDNEALNNLFLSLEKDTACPGEEPDAPRLRLPPPRARVTSMAGGAPGKHLYSRSDILATDACSRAAHVSRVVQTSKRAARAAGAEEFDPEENLHSTEGQSHIAKQRNTTPEAKDSGNVTWYEFLSNENDEEEDRSEKVEKGTKVKRTLSSLRNRMTGSINKDKGKNREKDQQREKWKEKTKVIRRGSGGGGSSSNGHCLTPCAFSSCATCSLCSKTLQKKHSLQCMNCAVNVHKSCKSLLGECTSNKNKRDSFPRGSSSSSPNLAPKVRDSEHHQSGPGLDGHPGFLSTPGMTISQGALPTATHPSNTTSAPGSSGSTTRYHSSSASLPGEMDETDALRFKRCNEDAISLAPSTTDTIFVEDAHYAAVRADLESDAQDLEAESWSLAADQQYVKKHPKEMVKRQDVIYELMQTEMHHVRTLKIMLNVYVRELKENLQMDPSRLDCLFPRLESLLELHTHFLSRLKERRQESLVSPNDRNYTINRVADILIAQFSGELGERMKDSYGDFCSHHTEAVSYYKEQLQNNKKFHNIIRKINNLPIVRRLGVTECILLVTQRITKYPVLVERLLHNSEAGTGEHEDLTRALALIKDTIVQVDTLVNLHEKTSRLKDIQNKMEPKSLGKIKDGRVFRREDLAPDRRRLLHEGTVNWKAASGRLKDILAVLLSDVLLLLQEKDQRYVFATVDNKPSVISLQKLIVREVAHEEKAMFLICASSNEPEMYEIHTASKEERNTWMAHIRQAVESCPHTEERLFSEEEEARASKFKEFQERLSQKDAVIIQALTEKLQLFTEIAESVGGLEDTSSRSRLLLRGDGPDLQQGETLLKGAITEVENLQNLLQSGVREETPTPRLEEGNGSGVLPRRADTFGGYDSSPTIFSKNGSIKKNFSGESRNKDRSQRASSDPQLKDLSGSHTLDQTVDESCCSPARWNRIWSNSFPEAEFFDRVLMLSQRLYSLQAIISQQDSHIELQRASLTERAGLPSRHRGNVLLEQEKQRTLALQREELANFHKLQSQHRQEQQRWERERERHRQQVEATEARLRQREEECRRLEENLAKERDELEIQREKYQQDLERLRESTRAVEKEKERLEHQKKIKRKTIEVAPMSGSLNGELLLSSGLSSSSSVSDLPLPLPQKPLVRSSLSVAPADFSERPEVLLRRDTVGPSTLPLKTDVPLHLFSTTNQQHKAVGVQQQIPTKLAALSSGKGKAGKSGKASHRTDSTASVDMKQMLPLKLSTQDDSTVKAKRSISPHQQLMHPPQPHSLHHQADLLSPPDSTGPDTQSTSSINTSHHASIQRPPMPPAHSHTQAPVQPPSMPPHSQSTGALHFQSHAQPPLLSPNAQTHVQVNAGLSHSHSMPPPYKGTAEDLSKEDVIFF; from the exons atgtctcctcctcctcgcctgctTTTTCCCTCACTCCAGCTGAGCCTCTTGGGAGGTAATCCTCACCCAGGGGTGgactccccctctctctcgctctctctccctctcctccctccattccCCCCTCGCTGGAGCTCCGGTCAGAGCTCCACTCCCCGCTGCGCTGCTCCCATGGCGGACTCCCCGCTCAACAACTCCTGGCCGTCCTTCTCCAGGCTGTGGATGAGGAGATGGTCCTTCAAGAGAG CCTCGGAGTGTAAGCCATGCAGCCGGCCCTGTGGGCCTCCCAGCGCCCGGCCCAGCCTCCAGCCCTGTGCTCCCAGTGGAAGAGGCTCGTCCTCCTCGCCGTCTCCCGCCTCCATCGCTGAGGACGTCTTCTTCGGTGGTGCCAACGACGACCAG GACACCTGCTCCACAGTGAGTGACTACGACTGCCCcgtggagctgagcagcagcgtggAGGACCTGCCGGGCCTCAGCCCCTCTCTCAGAGACTCCGAGTACTTCAAAGACCTGGAGGGAGGGATCCCCGCGTCGCCGTCTCCTGCATCCACGCTGAGCGCCGTTCCAGAGAGTTCCCCAGCGCTCGGCCCACAGTTGCCTCCACGGACCCCTGTGACCTCGCCGGCCCCTCATGCTGACGTGCGGCCGCATCGCTATTTGCAGCCTGCAGAGGAAGCCTGTCGCAACTTTGTGGTCACTCAGCTCTGTCCCAAGTCACTGCCGGCCTGTATCATCGATAGCGGTGACTCATCAGACCGCGCACTCGGGCTCAGCTTGACAATTCATATAAATGGACTGCTGGGCTCAATGGAGACGGCAACGAAAGCACCAGAGTCCGAGGAAGCGAACCAGCAGACCGCCATGGATTTGGACGGAGACATGGACCAGGACAGCTTTCCCATCCTGGTCAGATCCATGTCGACCTCCCGCAGGCACAGCTGGGGGGTGCCTGTGTCCCCCATCAACCTGGGCCGAAG GCTGAGCTTGGACACCACGGCCATGGACAGCGATGGGGAGCGGGAGGACGACAACGAGGCGCTGAACAacctcttcctgtccctcgagAAAGACACAGCCTGCCCCGGCGAGGAGCCGGACGCGCCCCGGCTCAGGCTGCCGCCGCCCCGCGCCCGGGTCACCAGCATG GCCGGCGGCGCTCCGGGCAAACATCTGTATTCCCGCTCGGACATCCTCGCCACGGACGCGTGCTCCCGCGCCGCTCACGTCTCCCGCGTGGTGCAGACGTCCAAACGGGCCGCGAGGGCGGCGGGAG CGGAGGAGTTCGACCCCGAGGAAAACCTCCACTCCACCGAAGGCCAGAGTCACAT AGCGAAGCAGAGGAACACCACACCAGAAGCCAAAGATTCAGGAAACGTCACCTGGTACGAGTTCCTCTCTAACGA gaatgatgaagaggaggatcgCTCAGAGAAAGTGGAGAAAGGCACCAAGGTGAAGAGGACTCTCAGCTCCCTGAGGAACAGGATGACCGGCTCCATCAATAAAGACAAG GGTAAGAACCGAGAAaaagatcagcagagagagaagtGGAAGGAGAAAACGAAAGTGATCaggagaggcagcggcggcggcggcagcagcagcaacggccACTGTCTCACACCGTGTGCCTTTTCCAGCTGTGCCACCTGTTCACTGTGCAGCAAGACCCTGCAGAAAAAGCATAGCCTGCAGTGCATGA atTGTGCTGTGAACGTTCATAAGAGCTGCAAGTCTCTGCTGGGTGAGTGCACCAGCAACAAGAATAAG AGAGATTCTTTCCCAAGAGGCAGCTCATCTAGTTCACCTAATCTTG CACCAAAAGTACGGGACAGTGAGCATCATCAGTCAGGCCCAGGCCTGGATGGCCACCCAGGTTTTCTCAGCACCCCAGGCATGACCATTAGTCAGGGGGCTCTGCCGACTGCTACACATCCTTCCAACACCACCTCTGCCCCTGGCTCCAGTGGCTCTACCACCCgataccacagcagctcagc ATCCCTTCCTGGGGAGATGGATGAGACCGATGCTCTCCGCTTCAAACGCTGCAATGAAGACGCaatctccctcgctccctccaccACAGACACAATCTTTGTAGAAG ATGCTCACTACGCAGCAGTGAGAGCTGATCTAGAGTCTGATGCACAGGACCTGGAAGCAGAGTCATGGAGTTTAGCAGCCGATCAGCAGTATGTTAAGAAGCACCCAAAGGAAATGGTGAAAAGGCAGGATGTGATATATG AGCTGATGCAAACCGAGATGCATCATGTGCGAACACTGAAGATAATGCTGAATGTGTACGTCCGGGAGTTGAAGGAGAACCTCCAGATGGACCCAAGCAGGCTGGACTGCCTGTTTCCTCGCTTGGAAAGCCTTCTTGAGCTTCACACCCATTTCTTGTCTCGCCTTAAAGAGCGGCGACAAGAAAGCCTTGTCTCACCCAATGACAGGAATTATACCATTAACAGAGTGGCAGACATTCTTATTGCACAG TTCTCAGGTGAACTAGGAGAGAGGATGAAGGACAGCTATGGAGACTTCTGTAGTCATCACACTGAGGCTGTGAGCTACTACAAAGAACagctgcaaaacaacaaaaagttcCACAACATTATTCGG AAAATCAATAACCTGCCCATTGTGCGGAGATTAGGAGTGACTGAGTGTATCCTGTTGGTGACTCAGCGAATTACCAAGTATCCAGTGTTAGTAGAGCGCCTCCTGCACAACAGTGAAG CGGGTACAGGAGAACATGAGGATCTGACACGAGCGCTGGCTCTGATTAAAGACACTATTGTTCAGGTGGATACGCTGGTTAACCTCCACGAGAAGACCTCTCGGCTGAAAGACATACAGAACAAGATGGAACCAAAATCACTGGGGAAAATCAAAGATGGGCGAGTGTTTCGACGCGAGGACCTGGCACCGGACAGGAGACGGTTGCTTCACGAGGGCACAGTTAATTGGAAAGCTGCCTCTGGCAGGCTGAAAG ATATTCTTGCAGTGTTGCTTTCTGATGTGTTGCTCCTTCTCCAAGAGAAAGATCAGAGATATGTATTTGCCACAGTG GATAACAAGCCGTCGGTGATTTCGCTCCAGAAGCTGATAGTCAGGGAAGTGGCCCATGAGGAGAAAGCCATGTTTCTGATATGCGCCTCCTCCAATGAGCCAGAGATGTACGAGATCCACACAGCCTCCAAGGAAGAGCGGAACACGTGGATGGCACACATACGACAGGCTGTCGAGAG TTGTCCTCATACTGAAGAGAGGCTCTttagtgaggaagaggaggcacgAGCTTCCAAGTTCAAAGAATTTCAAG AACGGCTGAGCCAGAAGGATGCTGTGATCATTCAGGCTCTCAccgagaagctgcagctgtttacagAAATAGCAGAGTCTGTGGGAGGTCTGGAGGACACGTCCTCTCGGTCGAGGCTGCTGCTTCGAGGCGACGGCCCAGACCTCCAGCAGGGGGAGACGCTGCTCAAGGGAGCGATTACCGAGG TGGAAAACCTCCAGAACCTTCTGCAGTCTGGAGTGAGAGAGGAAACTCCAACCCCAAGGCTGGAAGAAGGGAATGGGTCTGGGGTGTTGCCTCGACGAGCAGATACGTTTGGGGGCTATGACAGCAGCCCCACCATCTTCAGCAAGA ATGGCAGCATAAAGAAGAACTTCTCTGGCGAGTccagaaacaaagacagaagccAAAGAGCCAGCTCTGACCCCCAACTCAAGGACCTATCTGGCAGCCACACCCTGGATCAGACG GTTGATGAGAGCTGTTGCTCTCCTGCCAGATGGAACCGCATCTGGTCCAACTCCTTTCCCGAGGCTGAG TTCTTTGACAGAGTGCTGATGCTCTCCCAGAGGCTGTATAGTTTGCAG GCCATCATATCACAGCAGGACAGTCACATCGAGCTGCAGCGGGCCTCTTTGACAGAGCGAGCGGGGCTACCCAGCCGGCACAGGGGCAATGTCCtcctggagcaggagaagcaACGGACTCTGGCTCTGCAAAGAGAGGAGCTGGCGAATTTCCACAAGTTACAGTCTCAACAccggcaggagcagcagcgctgggaaagggagcgagagagacacCGTCAGCAAGTAGAGGCCACCGAGGCCCGGCTTcgacaaagagaggaggaatGCCGGCGGCTGGAG GAGAATCTGGCTAAAGAGAGGGACGAGCTGGAAATTCAGAGAGAGAAGTACCAGCAGGACCTAGAAAGGCTGAGAGAGTCTACAAGAGcagtggagaaggagaaagaacgCCTGGAACACCAGAAGAAGATCAAAAGGAAAACTATTGAG GTGGCTCCTATGTCTGGGAGCCTGAATGGGGAACTCCTCTTGTCCTCgggcctcagcagctcctccagtgtgTCTGACCTGCCCCTGCCGCTGCCCCAGAAGCCGCTGGTGCGCTCCAGCCTGTCCGTGGCACCTGCCGACTTCTCGGAACGTCCCGAGGTGCTGCTGCGCCGCGACACGGTGGGGCCCTCCACGCTTCCTCTGAAGACCGACGTGCCCCTCCATCTGTTCAGCACCACTAACCAGCAGCACAAGGCAGTAGgggtgcagcagcagatcccCACTAAACTGGCTGCCTTGAGCAGTGGCAAAGGGAAAGCGGGCAAGAGCGGCAAGGCCTCACATCGCACCGACAGCACAG CCTCAGTAGATATGAAGCAGATGCTGCCTCTGAAGCTGTCCACCCAAGACGACAGCACCGTCAAAGCCAAGCGCTCCATCAGCCCCCACCAGCAGCTCATGCATCCCCCTCAGCCTCACTCCTTGCATCACCAAGCAG ATCTACTCAGTCCTCCAGACAGCACTGGACCAGACACCCaatccacctcctccatcaacaCCTCCCATCACGCAAGTATTCAGAGGCCTCCCATGCCTCCTGCACATTCCCATACTCAGGCGCCTGTGCAGCCTCCCAGTATGCCTCCGCACTCCCAGAGCACTGGGGCGCTCCACTTCCAGTCCCACGCACAGCCGCCGCTTCTCAGTCCAAACGCACAGACCCATGTCCAGGTAAATGCTGGACTCAGCCACAGTCATAGCATGCCACCACCCTACAAGGGCACCGCAGAAGACCTCAGCAAGGAGGATGTCATCTTCTTCTAA
- the arhgef18b gene encoding rho guanine nucleotide exchange factor 18 isoform X1, whose amino-acid sequence MSPPPRLLFPSLQLSLLGGNPHPGVDSPSLSLSLPLLPPFPPRWSSGQSSTPRCAAPMADSPLNNSWPSFSRLWMRRWSFKRASECKPCSRPCGPPSARPSLQPCAPSGRGSSSSPSPASIAEDVFFGGANDDQDTCSTVSDYDCPVELSSSVEDLPGLSPSLRDSEYFKDLEGGIPASPSPASTLSAVPESSPALGPQLPPRTPVTSPAPHADVRPHRYLQPAEEACRNFVVTQLCPKSLPACIIDSGDSSDRALGLSLTIHINGLLGSMETATKAPESEEANQQTAMDLDGDMDQDSFPILVRSMSTSRRHSWGVPVSPINLGRRLSLDTTAMDSDGEREDDNEALNNLFLSLEKDTACPGEEPDAPRLRLPPPRARVTSMAGGAPGKHLYSRSDILATDACSRAAHVSRVVQTSKRAARAAGAEEFDPEENLHSTEGQSHMLMVQKVLQELKLYHGAKQRNTTPEAKDSGNVTWYEFLSNENDEEEDRSEKVEKGTKVKRTLSSLRNRMTGSINKDKGKNREKDQQREKWKEKTKVIRRGSGGGGSSSNGHCLTPCAFSSCATCSLCSKTLQKKHSLQCMNCAVNVHKSCKSLLGECTSNKNKRDSFPRGSSSSSPNLAPKVRDSEHHQSGPGLDGHPGFLSTPGMTISQGALPTATHPSNTTSAPGSSGSTTRYHSSSASLPGEMDETDALRFKRCNEDAISLAPSTTDTIFVEDAHYAAVRADLESDAQDLEAESWSLAADQQYVKKHPKEMVKRQDVIYELMQTEMHHVRTLKIMLNVYVRELKENLQMDPSRLDCLFPRLESLLELHTHFLSRLKERRQESLVSPNDRNYTINRVADILIAQFSGELGERMKDSYGDFCSHHTEAVSYYKEQLQNNKKFHNIIRKINNLPIVRRLGVTECILLVTQRITKYPVLVERLLHNSEAGTGEHEDLTRALALIKDTIVQVDTLVNLHEKTSRLKDIQNKMEPKSLGKIKDGRVFRREDLAPDRRRLLHEGTVNWKAASGRLKDILAVLLSDVLLLLQEKDQRYVFATVDNKPSVISLQKLIVREVAHEEKAMFLICASSNEPEMYEIHTASKEERNTWMAHIRQAVESCPHTEERLFSEEEEARASKFKEFQERLSQKDAVIIQALTEKLQLFTEIAESVGGLEDTSSRSRLLLRGDGPDLQQGETLLKGAITEVENLQNLLQSGVREETPTPRLEEGNGSGVLPRRADTFGGYDSSPTIFSKNGSIKKNFSGESRNKDRSQRASSDPQLKDLSGSHTLDQTVDESCCSPARWNRIWSNSFPEAEFFDRVLMLSQRLYSLQAIISQQDSHIELQRASLTERAGLPSRHRGNVLLEQEKQRTLALQREELANFHKLQSQHRQEQQRWERERERHRQQVEATEARLRQREEECRRLEENLAKERDELEIQREKYQQDLERLRESTRAVEKEKERLEHQKKIKRKTIEVAPMSGSLNGELLLSSGLSSSSSVSDLPLPLPQKPLVRSSLSVAPADFSERPEVLLRRDTVGPSTLPLKTDVPLHLFSTTNQQHKAVGVQQQIPTKLAALSSGKGKAGKSGKASHRTDSTASVDMKQMLPLKLSTQDDSTVKAKRSISPHQQLMHPPQPHSLHHQADLLSPPDSTGPDTQSTSSINTSHHASIQRPPMPPAHSHTQAPVQPPSMPPHSQSTGALHFQSHAQPPLLSPNAQTHVQVNAGLSHSHSMPPPYKGTAEDLSKEDVIFF is encoded by the exons atgtctcctcctcctcgcctgctTTTTCCCTCACTCCAGCTGAGCCTCTTGGGAGGTAATCCTCACCCAGGGGTGgactccccctctctctcgctctctctccctctcctccctccattccCCCCTCGCTGGAGCTCCGGTCAGAGCTCCACTCCCCGCTGCGCTGCTCCCATGGCGGACTCCCCGCTCAACAACTCCTGGCCGTCCTTCTCCAGGCTGTGGATGAGGAGATGGTCCTTCAAGAGAG CCTCGGAGTGTAAGCCATGCAGCCGGCCCTGTGGGCCTCCCAGCGCCCGGCCCAGCCTCCAGCCCTGTGCTCCCAGTGGAAGAGGCTCGTCCTCCTCGCCGTCTCCCGCCTCCATCGCTGAGGACGTCTTCTTCGGTGGTGCCAACGACGACCAG GACACCTGCTCCACAGTGAGTGACTACGACTGCCCcgtggagctgagcagcagcgtggAGGACCTGCCGGGCCTCAGCCCCTCTCTCAGAGACTCCGAGTACTTCAAAGACCTGGAGGGAGGGATCCCCGCGTCGCCGTCTCCTGCATCCACGCTGAGCGCCGTTCCAGAGAGTTCCCCAGCGCTCGGCCCACAGTTGCCTCCACGGACCCCTGTGACCTCGCCGGCCCCTCATGCTGACGTGCGGCCGCATCGCTATTTGCAGCCTGCAGAGGAAGCCTGTCGCAACTTTGTGGTCACTCAGCTCTGTCCCAAGTCACTGCCGGCCTGTATCATCGATAGCGGTGACTCATCAGACCGCGCACTCGGGCTCAGCTTGACAATTCATATAAATGGACTGCTGGGCTCAATGGAGACGGCAACGAAAGCACCAGAGTCCGAGGAAGCGAACCAGCAGACCGCCATGGATTTGGACGGAGACATGGACCAGGACAGCTTTCCCATCCTGGTCAGATCCATGTCGACCTCCCGCAGGCACAGCTGGGGGGTGCCTGTGTCCCCCATCAACCTGGGCCGAAG GCTGAGCTTGGACACCACGGCCATGGACAGCGATGGGGAGCGGGAGGACGACAACGAGGCGCTGAACAacctcttcctgtccctcgagAAAGACACAGCCTGCCCCGGCGAGGAGCCGGACGCGCCCCGGCTCAGGCTGCCGCCGCCCCGCGCCCGGGTCACCAGCATG GCCGGCGGCGCTCCGGGCAAACATCTGTATTCCCGCTCGGACATCCTCGCCACGGACGCGTGCTCCCGCGCCGCTCACGTCTCCCGCGTGGTGCAGACGTCCAAACGGGCCGCGAGGGCGGCGGGAG CGGAGGAGTTCGACCCCGAGGAAAACCTCCACTCCACCGAAGGCCAGAGTCACAT GCTGATGGTACAGAAAGTCCTGCAGGAGCTAAAGCTGTACCATGG AGCGAAGCAGAGGAACACCACACCAGAAGCCAAAGATTCAGGAAACGTCACCTGGTACGAGTTCCTCTCTAACGA gaatgatgaagaggaggatcgCTCAGAGAAAGTGGAGAAAGGCACCAAGGTGAAGAGGACTCTCAGCTCCCTGAGGAACAGGATGACCGGCTCCATCAATAAAGACAAG GGTAAGAACCGAGAAaaagatcagcagagagagaagtGGAAGGAGAAAACGAAAGTGATCaggagaggcagcggcggcggcggcagcagcagcaacggccACTGTCTCACACCGTGTGCCTTTTCCAGCTGTGCCACCTGTTCACTGTGCAGCAAGACCCTGCAGAAAAAGCATAGCCTGCAGTGCATGA atTGTGCTGTGAACGTTCATAAGAGCTGCAAGTCTCTGCTGGGTGAGTGCACCAGCAACAAGAATAAG AGAGATTCTTTCCCAAGAGGCAGCTCATCTAGTTCACCTAATCTTG CACCAAAAGTACGGGACAGTGAGCATCATCAGTCAGGCCCAGGCCTGGATGGCCACCCAGGTTTTCTCAGCACCCCAGGCATGACCATTAGTCAGGGGGCTCTGCCGACTGCTACACATCCTTCCAACACCACCTCTGCCCCTGGCTCCAGTGGCTCTACCACCCgataccacagcagctcagc ATCCCTTCCTGGGGAGATGGATGAGACCGATGCTCTCCGCTTCAAACGCTGCAATGAAGACGCaatctccctcgctccctccaccACAGACACAATCTTTGTAGAAG ATGCTCACTACGCAGCAGTGAGAGCTGATCTAGAGTCTGATGCACAGGACCTGGAAGCAGAGTCATGGAGTTTAGCAGCCGATCAGCAGTATGTTAAGAAGCACCCAAAGGAAATGGTGAAAAGGCAGGATGTGATATATG AGCTGATGCAAACCGAGATGCATCATGTGCGAACACTGAAGATAATGCTGAATGTGTACGTCCGGGAGTTGAAGGAGAACCTCCAGATGGACCCAAGCAGGCTGGACTGCCTGTTTCCTCGCTTGGAAAGCCTTCTTGAGCTTCACACCCATTTCTTGTCTCGCCTTAAAGAGCGGCGACAAGAAAGCCTTGTCTCACCCAATGACAGGAATTATACCATTAACAGAGTGGCAGACATTCTTATTGCACAG TTCTCAGGTGAACTAGGAGAGAGGATGAAGGACAGCTATGGAGACTTCTGTAGTCATCACACTGAGGCTGTGAGCTACTACAAAGAACagctgcaaaacaacaaaaagttcCACAACATTATTCGG AAAATCAATAACCTGCCCATTGTGCGGAGATTAGGAGTGACTGAGTGTATCCTGTTGGTGACTCAGCGAATTACCAAGTATCCAGTGTTAGTAGAGCGCCTCCTGCACAACAGTGAAG CGGGTACAGGAGAACATGAGGATCTGACACGAGCGCTGGCTCTGATTAAAGACACTATTGTTCAGGTGGATACGCTGGTTAACCTCCACGAGAAGACCTCTCGGCTGAAAGACATACAGAACAAGATGGAACCAAAATCACTGGGGAAAATCAAAGATGGGCGAGTGTTTCGACGCGAGGACCTGGCACCGGACAGGAGACGGTTGCTTCACGAGGGCACAGTTAATTGGAAAGCTGCCTCTGGCAGGCTGAAAG ATATTCTTGCAGTGTTGCTTTCTGATGTGTTGCTCCTTCTCCAAGAGAAAGATCAGAGATATGTATTTGCCACAGTG GATAACAAGCCGTCGGTGATTTCGCTCCAGAAGCTGATAGTCAGGGAAGTGGCCCATGAGGAGAAAGCCATGTTTCTGATATGCGCCTCCTCCAATGAGCCAGAGATGTACGAGATCCACACAGCCTCCAAGGAAGAGCGGAACACGTGGATGGCACACATACGACAGGCTGTCGAGAG TTGTCCTCATACTGAAGAGAGGCTCTttagtgaggaagaggaggcacgAGCTTCCAAGTTCAAAGAATTTCAAG AACGGCTGAGCCAGAAGGATGCTGTGATCATTCAGGCTCTCAccgagaagctgcagctgtttacagAAATAGCAGAGTCTGTGGGAGGTCTGGAGGACACGTCCTCTCGGTCGAGGCTGCTGCTTCGAGGCGACGGCCCAGACCTCCAGCAGGGGGAGACGCTGCTCAAGGGAGCGATTACCGAGG TGGAAAACCTCCAGAACCTTCTGCAGTCTGGAGTGAGAGAGGAAACTCCAACCCCAAGGCTGGAAGAAGGGAATGGGTCTGGGGTGTTGCCTCGACGAGCAGATACGTTTGGGGGCTATGACAGCAGCCCCACCATCTTCAGCAAGA ATGGCAGCATAAAGAAGAACTTCTCTGGCGAGTccagaaacaaagacagaagccAAAGAGCCAGCTCTGACCCCCAACTCAAGGACCTATCTGGCAGCCACACCCTGGATCAGACG GTTGATGAGAGCTGTTGCTCTCCTGCCAGATGGAACCGCATCTGGTCCAACTCCTTTCCCGAGGCTGAG TTCTTTGACAGAGTGCTGATGCTCTCCCAGAGGCTGTATAGTTTGCAG GCCATCATATCACAGCAGGACAGTCACATCGAGCTGCAGCGGGCCTCTTTGACAGAGCGAGCGGGGCTACCCAGCCGGCACAGGGGCAATGTCCtcctggagcaggagaagcaACGGACTCTGGCTCTGCAAAGAGAGGAGCTGGCGAATTTCCACAAGTTACAGTCTCAACAccggcaggagcagcagcgctgggaaagggagcgagagagacacCGTCAGCAAGTAGAGGCCACCGAGGCCCGGCTTcgacaaagagaggaggaatGCCGGCGGCTGGAG GAGAATCTGGCTAAAGAGAGGGACGAGCTGGAAATTCAGAGAGAGAAGTACCAGCAGGACCTAGAAAGGCTGAGAGAGTCTACAAGAGcagtggagaaggagaaagaacgCCTGGAACACCAGAAGAAGATCAAAAGGAAAACTATTGAG GTGGCTCCTATGTCTGGGAGCCTGAATGGGGAACTCCTCTTGTCCTCgggcctcagcagctcctccagtgtgTCTGACCTGCCCCTGCCGCTGCCCCAGAAGCCGCTGGTGCGCTCCAGCCTGTCCGTGGCACCTGCCGACTTCTCGGAACGTCCCGAGGTGCTGCTGCGCCGCGACACGGTGGGGCCCTCCACGCTTCCTCTGAAGACCGACGTGCCCCTCCATCTGTTCAGCACCACTAACCAGCAGCACAAGGCAGTAGgggtgcagcagcagatcccCACTAAACTGGCTGCCTTGAGCAGTGGCAAAGGGAAAGCGGGCAAGAGCGGCAAGGCCTCACATCGCACCGACAGCACAG CCTCAGTAGATATGAAGCAGATGCTGCCTCTGAAGCTGTCCACCCAAGACGACAGCACCGTCAAAGCCAAGCGCTCCATCAGCCCCCACCAGCAGCTCATGCATCCCCCTCAGCCTCACTCCTTGCATCACCAAGCAG ATCTACTCAGTCCTCCAGACAGCACTGGACCAGACACCCaatccacctcctccatcaacaCCTCCCATCACGCAAGTATTCAGAGGCCTCCCATGCCTCCTGCACATTCCCATACTCAGGCGCCTGTGCAGCCTCCCAGTATGCCTCCGCACTCCCAGAGCACTGGGGCGCTCCACTTCCAGTCCCACGCACAGCCGCCGCTTCTCAGTCCAAACGCACAGACCCATGTCCAGGTAAATGCTGGACTCAGCCACAGTCATAGCATGCCACCACCCTACAAGGGCACCGCAGAAGACCTCAGCAAGGAGGATGTCATCTTCTTCTAA